Genomic segment of Tursiops truncatus isolate mTurTru1 chromosome 5, mTurTru1.mat.Y, whole genome shotgun sequence:
ttcttatttttgcGGGGGATGAGATTAGACCATTAATACTCTAGAAACTTTTGTCTTAAAAATGCTTCAGGTTAACATTTCATAAGGCCAAATGAATTGTTGGTGATGAAAATGACTAGTGTATAAAATTGCAATGCGTTGTAAAATAGACAGAAAATTGATCCATGGGGTTGTCTATTGAAGCACTTCAGCATAGTGACCATTTGTCTCTGTCTAAAATTtgtaatatatctgataaagtacATCATATTGATTTGAAATGTTTCTGTTAGAGGAATTATCCTAATCTGTGGTACTTTTCTTATCATCAGAGGAAAGTTTCAATATAAAAATTGCATAGCCACCTATTAAACATTGCTCCTAATTTGACTATTGTTAATGTTGATATAGTAACTgctaaaatattcataatatttattgGTCATTACCTTAATCATAGGGTTCTATCTTTGATACCCTTCCCTATGTTTCCAGAGTTTTCTATTTAATGGGTACTGCAGGACCATTATGACTAATTTTATTATGACATTATGATATTTTCCTCTTTCCACTGGACTCTGCTAAATACTAGCTCAGATAAACCTATTCAGGAATTAGTATAAGAAAACACACAGATCTAACATGGAAACTCCTTCTTCTTATATTTAGCATATGGGTATGCTATACCCCGCATAACTGTAACACTGAACAAAGGTTTCTGTGGATCTGAAGAGTTAGGATGAATCTATGAAGCAGCAAGTACAAATATTTCTGGACTCCCCTTTTTCAAATAGATTGATCACAGAACTGAGCCCCCAGAAGGTATCAATTAATTATAATCTGTTGTAATCTGGGAGTTGGAGAAAATTGATCAACTCTAATGTataattctgttttcttcatttcaagtATTACACACTAATTCCCAATTATGATAGTGAGCACAAGACCAATATGAGTAAAGAAAATCATCAGATATACTCAAATCCCACTTTAATTAATGGAACCAAACTTTTTCCAAGAAAAAACATAATATGGTAGGGAAATACTAGGCTTTAACATCCCAGGACTGCCATTTTCTAGCTAAGTGTCCTAGTGCAATTTACTTGTCTTTactcagcttcatttttctcatctgtatcaTCTGGATAGGAATAATCCATTCAACTGTGATTTGGGTTTAATTAAATTAATGCTCATTACCAAGAACTTGGTATGtattagaagtgaaaaaaatgtttaaaatatttcatggatTTTCTTAGACAAGTAACTCCTCCTActattatcaataataataatattactgacacagataaattcaaaatatgtttctaagctaataaaataacaaagggGTTCAGATCTTTAAGTGCCACACAATACAGATATTCTCTTTGTTCAATTATTGTGTATGAGTTGTGTTAAATAATGAGAGAAATATGGCTGCTATCCCTGTGAGCTCTCACTGCTAGGACTTCTTTCTCTCATGTCTCCAAAATGGTATTCCAGGTGAAGAGAGACTGTTatcaataaatctttttttttagttgaacaGGTAGTTAAGCccaagaaagacaaaaatgaaagtgaaaaaactTCAGATaaacccaaaagaaagaaaaagggaggcaaaaatggaaaaaatagaagaaatagaaagaagaaaaatccatgTGATGCAGAATTCCAAAATTTCTGCATTCATGGAGAATGCAAATTTATAGAGCACCTGGAAACAGTATCATGCCAGTAAGTTTTCCTAAATTATGTAGAATTCTATATTTCTAACACTGTGTCTGAAACCCCTAACTGCagaaaaccatttatttttttcaatgtataAACCAGGGGtttgcaaactttttcttaaagaaccagGTAGGAAATATTTTGGGCTTCGTGGGTCAAGATGAAGTATGTACTCGTATGACCAATTAAAATATAGccatttgaaaatagaaaaaacattccTGGCTTGCATGCTGTAAAAGACCTGGCAAATGGCCAGATTTAACCCACGGGCGATAGTTTGCTAAACCCTGGTGAAAAccatcattttacaatatatatttacaaaaccTCTTGATAAAAAGGGAACTAAAGGTAGTTTTCACATAATGTTGTTCTAGCTTCCTTCCCCTCGAAAGCCGCTAGCACATTAAATGATAGTGGAATGTATTAGCTCCATAACAAGTCACTGACCTCATCAGTTGGTCATACGTGGAGCACAAAGAACGAAAAGGTGTGTCTTGGAATATCACACCCAAACGAATCTCAGCTTTTCTTATACTAATAGATCTTTGGCTCAAATGCATTCAGTGTCTCatcattttgaaatacaaataaatgtatggcatgactttttttaatgttagaatTAATGGTCGTTTATGATCTGGAAagcaaacataaaatttattggaattttttcagtgattataatttaaaaatatgggtGTTTGCAGATGCCATCAGGATTACTTTGGTGAACGATGTGGGGAAAAGTCCATGAAGATTCACAGCATGGCTGACAGCGATTTATCAAAAATTGCTTTAGCAGCTATAGCTGCTTTTGTCTCCGCCATGAGCTTCACAgctattgctgttattattacaCTCCTGTAAGTAAGGCATATCTTAAAAATCCCTAATAAAATAATGCCAGGTTAatctttttcagtatttctaaCACAATGTGGTATCATATTTGAGATGAGTTATTCTATTGGTGGCATATGATCTTTGGTTATAACTTTACACTTCATTGACAACTCATAGAATATGGTTAAATGGATATTACTCGGGCCACCATTGAAACTTAATACATGAAGCCCTTTTCTTGAACTTAAATTGATAGTTTTGTTTCATGTTATATGGCTACTCATTGTTACTTCCAAATCTCAGAGTGCTGGTATCGTCTATGACTATATTAAGCTAAAACAAGCCTCCCCAAAGCTAATTAAGGCCTGGTTCATAGTAGGTTGTCAGAGATATTGCTTTGGTACTAAAAAATCACAAAGAGCTTCAAACCAGGAGCCAAGAAAATATGTCTTCTGCTCCTATTAGAATGCAAAATTCTGAGTTAGGACTTTTATAGCATGGTGTACTGACATACTTAGAGCTTATGCCTATTATTGTCAAGTGCCATATGGGAACTCAATTATTAACATAAATTTCCTCCATATGGCATGGCATAGGAAGCAGGGACAATTCTATTACTGTCTCATTCCTGCAGTATCTTCCCTGTACTTGTAATAACAGACCACATACTTCATTGCATGACCAATGAATGTTAGAACTAGACTGTCCCAGGTAGTAGACACTGGTGAGTATGTAAAAATGACATTGTCTGTCAAGCAAAAGTCAGTGAATTAAGGAagttgggggagggtgggaatgGCTCTATAATGACTCATGCGCTACTAGAGCTTAGGGGAAAGCAAGACTCATTATTCTACTTTTAGGTCTTGGTAAATTACTTTAACAGCTGGACTGTGTACATGATCTATTACTCCTGCCATTCAGGAAACAAGGGGTTATCTTCTGCCattgtttgctattattttaaacTCAGATCAGATAATGATAAAATGACACATAGAATACTGTTTTATGATGCACATAAAGTTTTATGTGCGGTTTAAATTTGTTTTGCACACCCTAGAACTTATTTCAGTCTGTTAGTACCTCAAGTCAAACATGCAAATGTATTTAACAAAGATTCCCTCAGACAAACCATTACTATTTGAcatagaaggagagaagaagaaattgCCAGTTAGGGAAGATGTTTTGAAAGAATTATGTAAGCTTGTAATTATTCAAGTTGAGGTATTTAATAATCATTTGGAAAAGTATGGAAAAACTTTGTCATGTTGTCCTTTTCTCTGGTATTCTCCCTGAATTTGAAACACATAGCAAGTACTTGCCTAAGACATAGTTGCTGCTTTTTCATAATTGAACttgattttttccccaaacatccCAACAAAAGTTCTTAAGATTTTAATAGTAACATTTAGTAGATAAAGAcctactaaaaatagaattgcttgTACAACACTAAGACATTTCAGACCATTGAGTTTTTTGGTAATAAGTAGTCATAAGTAAAACTAGaggtatttattatatttagaaataaataaaactcaatttGTTTTGTaagcctgttttttaaaaaaaaaaaaaactaagcattCAGATTAATTTGTATAAGCATACAGTCCTTCTCTGGTAAAACTATACTATCTTCATCTCCCAATTGTGCATGGCAATTGTGCTAAGTTggcggcggggtggtggtggtgggacaTGGATGTGTTTCATGCCTTCTGAAAGTTTGCATCTCAAGGCACACTTATTTAAATCTCAGTACTTTGGAAATATGTTTATGTAAAGTCAACATAAAGATCCCCTTGAAAAGAACATTCATGATACTTTTAGCTGGgtttaggttttgttttggtgGAGTGGTCCATAAGTGTGAAACGGTCTATAACAACTTATGAAAGGAATTCCCTATACTCATGAAACCCCAGTCAATATATAGATGAATAGAACTTTGATAACAGTAGAATATCTTGTTCTCTGAAGGCTTCGAAAACGATACTTCAGGGAATATGAAGGTGCGGCTGAAGAACGAAAGAAACTTcaacaagaaaatggaaatgcacATGCCATAGCATAACTAAAGAGAATATTACAGGTTTGAGTTTTAAAAGATATCTTTATATAATAtcctacaattaaaaaaatataacatcggggcttccctggcggcgcagtggttgggagtccgcctgccgatgcaggggacgtgggttcgtgccccggtccgggaagatcccacatgccgcggagcggctgggcgcgtgagccatggccgctgagcctgcgcgtccggagcctgtgctccgcaacgggagccacagcagtgagaggcccgcgtatcacaaaaaaaaaaaaaatatatatatatatatatataaaacatctatTATATGaacaaaaatgagcaaaacatgtttttttaattatacacTGTGAACATTGGCTACATTAAAGTGTTATTCTTTGATCATGAGCTGGAGTTCAGTACTGAGGATGGACTATGTCCTTTTGGACTATGTCCTTACTATTATAAGGGATATAAAGATGAGGGAGACACAAATTCTGTTCTCAAACAACTTAGTGTTTAGTAGATAGAAAAAAAGTGTAAGGAATGAGAATACTAGGGGAAATAAAATATGTCATAAGAAAGGCACCAATGGAACATGAGGAGTTTCcagtgaaggagaaatagaatCCAGTGGGATACATTTAGGGGGCAGAAAAGGATGTGCATACGGATGGCACTGGAGGTGAGCCTCAAAGAACTGGTGAGATGGGGACAAGCGATTATAAAGGGAAAGGAAGATAAATAGTGTGATATGGGCTAGATTATTTTAGAACTGTTTGAGAAATGGCCTAGTTCAAATGGCGTTGAGGAAGATAAGGTTGAACTGATAGGCTGCGCTCACATGGTGAAGAGCCAGCATCCAGGAGCTTGCCCTACAAATGGGACGAAGTGGAAACAGCAGGTAGAATACCCTTATACAGAAAGAAGTAGGAGGGCAGAAGGGGTTCAGATTTGAGAGGCAGCTTGGTCAGAGTATATATTGTAgttcttattaaattttttttttgtaaagagggAGAGCTGAGCATGTTGTAGGGAGAAGGTATAGAGAGGAATATTTCATTGATAACTAAAGTGAACAGCTAATGACGCAAACTtccagaggaagagggaggtaAGATCAAGGACACACTTAAAGTTGGTTAGAAGAAGGAACTCCATTCCCTCAGACACTTGGGAAAGATGTCACATCCTTAAGTTATTATTTTCTGCCTTCAGTGGACTTAAGAACTACTTAGATGGTTGTTAAATATGCATATTCCTAAATCTACTAAGTCAGTAGTACCATTTTTAATGAACACTCCAGATGCTTGGAGAACCAGTATATTTAGCATTGGTTGAGTACAGGCACTATGTTCTGAGCCTGTTACAGAATTAGCTCAATAAGTCATAAAATAGGTAATTATCCATGACAATTCTATACTCAATACTTATTCATCAAAATTTATTAATGAATTGGCTTAATGATCTGAAGCTAAAACAACCAGCATGAATAAGGGTTGATTTCTGGTGATTTAGTGCAATTGAAATTTCTCACAGGAGGTCCAGAATGACTTTAGGAAAAGGACTTCTGATGAGCTGGCACACAGTGGCTGCCTATAACTGGTATCTACTATTATTATGCCCTTGGTACTAAATATTCTAAGTTAACTGTATATCATAAATACACTGAGCCACTTCATCTTCGTTTTTAATTATATCCACTGCATAGATTTGGTTAGGAAAACTATTTCTCATGACTATTGCTGCGGTTTTATTAAGCAGAATTTGATGAAACAGGTTGAGCATATGCAGTCTTTACCTAAGTAGGCATATAACCAAAGCTGATGTGAAAGAAAGATTCAAGTCAAAGGGATAGTTTGTCTCTGAAAAGCTCTTAGCAGTTTTCACAAGACGTCCTAGAcaaaaaattgacagaaattcTGATTCCTGATTATTCTTTGACATTTTCTTAAAGCTATGTTGGAATTGAGCTTATCTCTAacactttgctttcttttctaacAGAGTATCAGATCCGAGTCACTGCGAAGTCACAGACCTGAGTGATGCATTGGTTTCTCTTTTCAGTGGATCCAGAGAAAACAGAACCTTTCCATTCTGATGGTTTTAAACTTTCAATTGTCACTTTTTAACCCTAAGTCTTATTTCTGTATATAAAGATGCATGgagataaaaagtattttttcaagttgtaaataatttatttaatatttaatggaaatatatttattttacagctcaataaaattttttaatcaaacagATTGAGAGTTTGAATATTAGTTTTGACACTGTGAGACTTTAGGGTATTTTTCTCCTAACATTTAAATGATCAGTTTAAAAGGAGTTCCTCcctttttttactgtttttgtgttcattttcaaaacttactgcTTTTCTTAGAAAGCACTCTTAATGGGAAAATTATAAACCAGAATCACTTAGTCCTCCCACAAATGCTAATATCCCAAACTGGTCTTTCTTATTCTATGTAGAACTTATTCCAAGTCCTGTTAATTATAAAAGCTTCTAAAATCAACACATGGCATGGCCTCTCTGTTACAGTAAACACAGGtattataaaagaaggaaaatatattgcCCGTCATTATCATCACCGTAAACAAGGAGACAAGGTTTGAATACGGCATTTCAAGAGAACCAGGAAGTATTTAGATTTGAGACATCTTTCCCTAATATCATgacataaatgtaaaagtatCTAAAacccactcttctttttctccacttGCTActcttttcttactcttttcttattttaaacaaatacatgTGTATTTGTGACGAGTGTTCTTTCAAGAACATTAATGTTGTGGAATGACTCAGTCTGGTTCCTGGCTGGTCAGTTGAGTTACtgcatgaaaaacaaaacaaccgtTATATCGTGCAgggaatattttgagaaaaatgaaccAATAATAAGCATAATTCCAGCAATCATCTCATAGAATTTCATGAATAAAAGGTACCTCAAGCATCAATACTTACATCTGTCTCTAGCATCCCATTCACCAAATCCATGCCCAGTGACCATCTAACCAATTGGCTCGCAGCCTCACCTACACCTTATCACTTCAGTTTCAAATGTCAGTGTCCAGGCCCCCCCTCCCAGAGCTTCTGACTTAAATGGACAGGTGTGGGTCATTGatacctgtatttttttaaaggttcctAGATGTATCCTATTTACAGTCAGTGTTGAGAACCTGTGATTCACCTCTGCTTGCACATCTACAGTACACATTTTCCTCAACttcatttactgaatatttattgtGGATGATTCAAATAGAGTGCTAGGAATACAAGACATTTACCACCAAGTTGGCGGGGGAAAGCTGTGTGAGTTAAACTTGGAGAGTTGGCAGTGGCCAGGTCATGCAAAGCTGAAAGACACAATTTCTCTGTCCAAGTAACTCATAGTCTAGTGGGGAGGCAGACTCATAAACAGATGTTGACTGTACACTACAGCATGATAAATGCTGTGATGGTAACCTACACAGGTGATACGTGAGCACAGAAGATCAAAAACTTTACCTCCTGGAACTTGGCAGGGGTCTGTGATCTTCCCGAACACGGACCATCACAATACCCACAGTGCCCTCCTTCAGTTTCGCTCCAAGGCACCCACCACCCCAATTATTCTGAGTGCCCTTCTGAACTGGCAAGCAAAGAATTGAGCTTGTTCCCTATAAATCACTTTGAGCCCTTGGGAAGAGAAGCACTCAGTAA
This window contains:
- the AREG gene encoding amphiregulin: MRAPLLPPAPVVLSLLIFASAHYTAGLDVNDTYSGKGEPLSGDHTADGFEVTSRSQMSSGSKISPESEMPSSSELSSGMDSDYAEEYDNEPQISGYIVDDLVKVEQVVKPKKDKNESEKTSDKPKRKKKGGKNGKNRRNRKKKNPCDAEFQNFCIHGECKFIEHLETVSCQCHQDYFGERCGEKSMKIHSMADSDLSKIALAAIAAFVSAMSFTAIAVIITLLLRKRYFREYEGAAEERKKLQQENGNAHAIA